A part of Doryrhamphus excisus isolate RoL2022-K1 chromosome 8, RoL_Dexc_1.0, whole genome shotgun sequence genomic DNA contains:
- the rnf26 gene encoding E3 ubiquitin-protein ligase RNF26, translated as MGLLNVVISTVGKCLEAVCLLLDVNFLLVHTIVRTFLAVFNFITNLPSLFIHSVMELGNMILFGFLSTAEATSYLAHGTMNMVGSLMLSLEGLLESLKMVGYLVMHVLLRGKEHLCRGFLTVQEACGIALSLLVYLVNTAVNYALIATLNLHCVVLAVWQTVSSPLQMALELTLTSITFLYSSLVGTSAFLWSPCKLLLDFLASLVHIFISIFILNIYGLLLTISIALTTTAYLNPELTRQASRRLMSYANSFQAIHRLHVLLCLACQKMSCLLCSGGRHLRRMLRYLHLLERRIWQQLSRYSSQLGTTLRTQLHRDNNTDRVRGDGDPGEGIRRDPPDGRAGEHNQQEQLASTASSTERPLKANKVFRSPSENVLTLHLCVICHDHAKTVVLLPCRHLCLCRRCTDILLRQPVYQHNCPLCRHMILNTIEVYL; from the coding sequence ATGGGATTGTTAAACGTTGTCATTTCCACTGTAGGAAAATGCTTGGAGGCAGTCTGCTTACTGTTGGACGTCAATTTCCTCCTTGTCCACACTATAGTCCGGACTTTTCTGGCTGTGTTCAACTTTATAACAAACCTGCCCTCACTTTTCATCCACTCAGTGATGGAGCTTGGCAACATGATCCTATTTGGCTTCTTATCCACAGCAGAAGCAACGTCCTACCTCGCCCACGGAACAATGAACATGGTGGGCAGCTTGATGCTTTCCTTGGAGGGGCTCCTGGAGAGCCTGAAGATGGTGGGCTACCTTGTCATGCATGTGCTTCTTCGCGGCAAGGAGCACCTGTGTCGAGGGTTTTTGACGGTACAGGAGGCATGCGGCATCGCGCTCAGCCTCCTTGTCTACCTGGTCAACACGGCGGTGAACTACGCTCTCATCGCCACCCTCAACCTCCACTGTGTTGTGCTCGCCGTGTGGCAGACCGTGTCTAGCCCGCTGCAGATGGCGCTTGAGCTCACGCTGACCTCCATCACCTTCCTCTATAGCAGTCTGGTGGGGACATCAGCGTTCCTGTGGTCGCCGTGTAAGCTACTGTTGGACTTCCTGGCGTCGTTGGTGCACATCTTCATCAGCATCTTCATCCTGAACATCTACGGCCTTTTGCTTACAATCAGTATTGCACTGACAACTACCGCCTACCTTAACCCAGAACTCACCAGACAGGCGTCGAGGCGACTTATGTCCTACGCTAACTCTTTCCAGGCTATTCACAGACTCCACGTGCTGCTCTGTTTAGCCTGCCAGAAGATGTCTTGTTTATTATGCAGCGGCGGGCGACACCTGCGCAGGATGTTGCGCTATCTCCACCTGCTGGAGAGAAGAATCTGGCAGCAGTTGTCTCGCTACAGCAGCCAGCTGGGCACGACGCTGAGGACGCAGCTGCACAGGGACAACAACACGGACAGAGTGCGAGGCGACGGCGATCCCGGCGAGGGGATCAGGCGGGATCCGCCTGACGGAAGAGCAGGGGAGCATAATCAACAGGAACAGCTCGCCTCAACGGCGTCCAGCACGGAGAGGCCTTTAAAGGCCAACAAGGTTTTTAGGTCTCCTTCGGAGAATGTGCTAACGCTTCATCTGTGCGTCATCTGTCACGACCACGCCAAGACGGTGGTGCTGCTGCCTTGCCGACACCTGTGCTTGTGTCGGCGCTGTACCGACATCCTGCTGAGGCAGCCTGTCTACCAACACAACTGCCCGCTGTGTCGTCACATGATCCTCAACACCATCGAGGTGTACCTCTGA